One genomic window of Haemophilus haemolyticus includes the following:
- the lpxA gene encoding acyl-ACP--UDP-N-acetylglucosamine O-acyltransferase, which produces MIHPNAKIHPTALVEEGAVIGEGVVIGPFCIVEGTVEIKARTVLKSHVVVRGDTVIGEDNEIYQFASIGEVNQDLKYNGEATKTIIGNGNRIREHVTIHRGTIQGGGVTSIGNNNLLMVNVHIAHDCQIKNNCILANNATLAGHVELDDFVIVGGMSAIHQFVIVGAHVMLGGGSMVSQDVPPYVMAQGNHARPFGVNLEGLKRRGFDKPTMHAIRNVYKMIYRSGKTLEEVLPEIEQIAETDSAISFFVEFFKRSTRGIIR; this is translated from the coding sequence ATGATCCACCCAAATGCAAAAATCCATCCTACAGCCTTAGTTGAAGAAGGCGCAGTTATTGGTGAAGGTGTTGTTATCGGGCCTTTCTGTATTGTTGAAGGCACTGTTGAAATTAAAGCTCGCACTGTATTGAAATCTCACGTTGTCGTACGTGGTGATACGGTTATTGGCGAAGATAACGAAATCTATCAATTCGCGAGCATTGGTGAAGTGAACCAGGATTTAAAATATAACGGCGAAGCAACCAAAACGATTATTGGTAATGGCAACCGAATTCGTGAACACGTGACAATCCATCGTGGTACCATCCAAGGCGGAGGTGTAACCTCTATTGGCAATAACAATTTATTAATGGTGAATGTTCACATTGCACATGATTGCCAAATTAAAAACAACTGTATTTTGGCAAACAATGCAACGCTTGCTGGTCACGTAGAATTAGATGATTTCGTGATTGTTGGTGGCATGTCAGCAATTCACCAATTTGTAATCGTTGGTGCACACGTCATGTTAGGCGGCGGTTCTATGGTAAGCCAAGATGTACCTCCTTATGTTATGGCACAAGGCAACCACGCCCGTCCATTTGGCGTAAACTTAGAAGGTTTAAAACGTCGTGGTTTTGATAAACCAACCATGCATGCGATCCGTAACGTTTATAAAATGATCTATCGTAGCGGCAAAACGTTGGAAGAAGTGTTACCAGAAATTGAGCAAATTGCAGAAACCGATTCAGCAATTAGTTTCTTTGTTGAATTTTTCAAACGTTCAACTCGCGGTATTATTCGTTAA
- a CDS encoding cupin domain-containing protein, with the protein MDYLDKLTHLAQVRGEINIRCEFQGEWQVAHQEKDAGKGVFHLIEQGECWLTLRQKQFHLKEGDIFFLPQNQPHFMRHSSDKTKDASLKKSWQGAFELHQVGQGTPDLKMFCGAFYYQQDALLTASMPEYLHLNLCDTPIHPLVQLFLQEAQKNDAGTKSVVDALSNVLLIYILRHAIKENLITGGVLLALQDKRLNAVLGAILQRPQEDWRIEQLADLSAMSRANFIRVFQQQLGMSPGRFITQVRLQSAAFLLKQSQQSVLAIALEVGYQSEAHFSKAFKNYYQLSPSQYRKSASL; encoded by the coding sequence ATGGATTATTTAGATAAACTCACCCATTTAGCACAAGTGCGTGGAGAAATTAATATTCGCTGTGAATTTCAAGGTGAATGGCAAGTCGCCCACCAAGAAAAAGATGCAGGAAAAGGCGTATTCCATCTTATTGAACAAGGCGAATGTTGGCTTACACTCAGACAAAAACAATTTCATTTAAAGGAAGGTGATATCTTTTTCCTTCCCCAAAATCAACCGCACTTTATGCGTCATTCGTCTGATAAAACAAAAGACGCGTCATTGAAAAAAAGCTGGCAAGGTGCATTTGAATTGCATCAAGTAGGGCAAGGCACACCAGATTTAAAAATGTTCTGCGGGGCATTTTATTATCAGCAAGATGCACTCCTCACCGCTTCTATGCCTGAATACTTGCATCTCAATTTATGCGATACACCGATTCATCCTTTGGTTCAGCTTTTTCTACAAGAAGCACAAAAAAACGATGCAGGTACAAAATCAGTCGTCGATGCACTTTCGAATGTGCTTTTAATTTATATTTTACGCCATGCGATTAAAGAGAACTTAATTACAGGCGGTGTGCTACTCGCGTTGCAAGACAAGCGATTAAATGCGGTGCTAGGTGCGATATTACAACGCCCTCAAGAAGATTGGCGAATTGAACAATTAGCCGATCTTTCTGCAATGTCTCGTGCAAACTTTATTCGTGTTTTTCAACAACAACTTGGTATGTCGCCAGGGCGTTTTATTACTCAAGTGAGGTTACAATCGGCAGCATTTTTATTAAAGCAATCCCAACAATCCGTACTTGCTATTGCTTTGGAAGTTGGGTATCAATCTGAGGCGCATTTTAGTAAAGCCTTCAAGAATTACTACCAACTTTCGCCAAGCCAATACAGAAAATCTGCCAGCCTATAA
- a CDS encoding ABC transporter ATP-binding protein produces MFNKIFSWFENRLNPYPEGNPTTPKKGLLRFIWSSIEGMKGWILLLTVLTVGTGVMEAVLFQFMGTLVDWLGTFTPETLWQEKGHLLIGMATLLLVSIVWGFLASTVRLQTLQGVFPMRLRWNFHRLMLGQSLSFYQDEFAGRVSAKVMQTALAVRDTVLTLADMFVYVIVYFITSGLVLAALDSWFLLPFIAWITIFIFILRTLIPKLSKTAQRQADARSLMTGRITDAYSNIATVKLFSHGSREAAYAKRSMEDFMVTVHAQMRLATSLDTLTYATNILLTLSTAILGIILWKNGQVGVGAIATATAMALRVNGLSRWIMWESARLFENIGTVNDGMNTLTKPHTIVDKAQASPLQVTQGEIKFNDITFAYDPTKPLLNHFNLTIKPGEKVGLIGRSGAGKSTIVNLLLRFYEAQQGAITIDGQDVLDVQQESLRRQIGLVTQDTSLLHRSVRDNIIYGRPNATDEEMVLAAERAEAADFIPFLTDAQGRKGYDAHVGERGVKLSGGQRQRIAIARVMLKDAPILLLDEATSALDSEVEVAIQESLDKMMENKTVIAIAHRLSTIAAMDRLIVLDKGQIVEQGTHAELLERNGLYAKLWNHQSGGFLSEHAE; encoded by the coding sequence ATGTTTAACAAAATTTTTTCGTGGTTTGAAAACCGTTTAAATCCTTATCCAGAAGGTAATCCAACAACACCTAAAAAAGGCTTATTGCGTTTTATTTGGTCTAGCATCGAAGGAATGAAAGGCTGGATTCTCTTACTGACAGTGTTAACGGTTGGTACTGGTGTAATGGAAGCCGTATTATTCCAATTTATGGGAACGCTTGTAGATTGGTTAGGGACATTCACGCCTGAGACATTATGGCAAGAAAAAGGTCATTTATTAATTGGCATGGCTACCCTATTACTTGTTAGCATCGTTTGGGGATTTTTAGCCTCTACCGTACGTTTACAAACCTTACAAGGCGTATTTCCAATGCGATTACGTTGGAATTTCCATCGTTTAATGCTTGGTCAAAGTTTGAGTTTTTATCAAGATGAATTTGCTGGCAGAGTGTCTGCCAAAGTAATGCAAACCGCACTTGCTGTTCGTGATACGGTACTCACACTTGCGGATATGTTTGTATATGTCATCGTATATTTTATTACATCAGGATTAGTTCTCGCTGCATTAGATTCTTGGTTCTTACTGCCATTTATTGCTTGGATTACGATTTTTATTTTTATCCTACGAACCCTCATTCCTAAATTATCAAAAACTGCACAACGACAAGCTGATGCTCGTTCTTTAATGACAGGACGCATTACAGATGCTTATTCTAATATTGCTACAGTAAAATTATTCTCTCATGGTTCGCGTGAGGCTGCTTATGCTAAACGTTCTATGGAAGATTTTATGGTAACAGTACACGCCCAAATGCGCTTAGCAACATCACTAGATACACTCACTTACGCTACAAATATTCTACTTACGTTAAGTACTGCAATACTTGGTATTATTTTATGGAAAAATGGTCAAGTTGGCGTGGGTGCAATAGCAACGGCAACGGCAATGGCATTACGAGTCAATGGACTGTCTCGTTGGATTATGTGGGAATCTGCACGTTTGTTTGAGAATATCGGAACCGTAAACGATGGAATGAATACTTTAACCAAACCTCACACTATTGTGGATAAAGCACAAGCATCACCGTTACAGGTGACACAAGGGGAAATTAAGTTTAACGATATTACCTTTGCTTATGATCCGACAAAACCATTACTCAATCATTTCAATCTCACCATCAAACCTGGTGAAAAAGTCGGACTGATCGGCCGTTCTGGTGCAGGAAAATCTACGATTGTGAACTTATTGCTTCGCTTCTATGAAGCACAACAAGGCGCGATTACCATTGATGGGCAAGATGTACTAGATGTGCAACAAGAAAGCCTACGTCGCCAAATTGGTTTAGTGACTCAAGACACTTCGCTGCTGCATCGCTCTGTTCGTGACAATATTATTTATGGGCGCCCTAATGCCACAGATGAAGAAATGGTTTTAGCTGCTGAAAGAGCAGAAGCCGCTGATTTCATTCCATTCCTCACTGATGCTCAAGGCAGAAAAGGCTACGATGCCCATGTGGGTGAAAGAGGTGTCAAACTTTCAGGTGGTCAACGGCAGCGCATTGCTATTGCTCGTGTCATGTTAAAAGATGCGCCAATTCTATTGTTAGATGAAGCGACAAGCGCACTGGATTCAGAAGTAGAAGTGGCAATACAAGAAAGTCTCGATAAAATGATGGAAAATAAAACTGTGATTGCTATTGCTCATCGTTTATCCACCATCGCAGCGATGGATCGCCTAATTGTGCTTGATAAAGGACAAATTGTTGAACAAGGTACCCATGCTGAATTACTGGAGCGTAATGGTCTGTACGCTAAACTATGGAATCATCAAAGTGGCGGATTTTTAAGTGAACATGCTGAATAA
- the pyrH gene encoding UMP kinase, with amino-acid sequence MSQPIYKRILLKLSGEALQGEDGFGIDPAILDRMAVEIKELVEMGVEVGVVLGGGNLFRGAKLAKAGMNRVVGDHMGMLATVMNGLAMRDSLFRADVNAKLMSAFQLNGICDTYNWSEAIKMLREKRVVIFSAGTGSPFFTTDSAACLRGIEIEADVVLKATKVDGVYDCDPAKNPDAKLYKNLSYAEVIDKELQVMDLAAFTLARDHGMPIRVFNMGKPGALRQVVTGTEEGTTIC; translated from the coding sequence ATGAGCCAACCAATTTATAAACGTATTTTATTGAAATTAAGCGGTGAAGCATTACAAGGAGAAGATGGTTTTGGTATTGATCCTGCGATTCTCGATCGTATGGCTGTTGAAATTAAAGAATTAGTAGAGATGGGCGTGGAAGTCGGTGTCGTTCTTGGTGGTGGCAACTTATTCCGTGGCGCAAAACTAGCAAAAGCAGGGATGAATCGCGTGGTGGGTGACCATATGGGAATGCTTGCTACGGTGATGAATGGTTTGGCAATGCGTGATTCTTTATTCCGTGCTGATGTGAATGCTAAATTAATGTCTGCTTTCCAATTAAATGGTATTTGCGATACTTATAACTGGTCTGAAGCAATCAAAATGTTACGCGAGAAACGCGTAGTCATTTTCTCTGCGGGAACCGGAAGTCCATTCTTTACCACTGATTCTGCTGCTTGTTTGCGTGGTATTGAAATTGAAGCTGATGTTGTGTTGAAAGCGACTAAAGTTGATGGTGTATATGATTGTGATCCTGCGAAAAATCCTGATGCAAAACTTTATAAAAATTTAAGTTATGCAGAAGTGATCGATAAAGAATTACAAGTGATGGACTTAGCGGCGTTTACTTTAGCTCGCGATCATGGCATGCCGATCCGAGTATTCAATATGGGTAAACCCGGTGCATTACGTCAAGTAGTGACTGGTACCGAAGAAGGCACCACTATTTGTTAG
- a CDS encoding phosphoethanolamine transferase: protein MNTKKTSQILPALFAVICAALAGYFILIGSGMFPEPSVTLILLATTTILLLSSSKKSFYFILLPLALLHAFYTPTGLNFGPPSYQYIASLFATDMLETKEFLLQIPVSSYLIAFAIPILILLQYKSAVRFGIKFYRNKTFIALATLLFAYNMPLAEPIKETVSSTLKIVDEVQKLKQMSQSDNWGKSTLENSRYDDYVIVLGESARKDYHHAYGYPIENTPFMSGAKGTLIDGFRSAGTNTVASLRLMLTLPNKEKWEPNYSLSLVDLIKSAGVKTYWLSNQGMLGEFDTPVSSLASKSDETFFLKKGGSFNSTNFSDFDLLPKFAQVLEDPVQGKRFIVLHIYGSHPMACDRVEDYPKIFDDKDLNPRYGYLNCYVSSIKKTDEFLKRVYDQLAENAKKNHRTFSMIYFSDHGLCHQQDEKNNILLFNQNCFSREHHNIPLFKISSDDTERKEYKVFKSGLNFLEGIANWIGIKNPQLTQTEDLFSNESDKNDFGLQKRIDEKYRKDDDPAIDIRPKH from the coding sequence ATGAACACGAAAAAAACAAGCCAAATTTTGCCCGCACTTTTTGCGGTGATTTGTGCCGCATTAGCGGGTTATTTTATTTTAATCGGTTCTGGAATGTTTCCAGAACCAAGTGTGACTCTCATTCTGCTTGCGACAACAACTATTCTCTTATTAAGCAGCAGTAAAAAATCCTTCTATTTTATTTTGCTACCGCTTGCGTTACTGCATGCTTTTTATACGCCTACAGGGCTAAATTTTGGTCCTCCAAGCTACCAATATATCGCCTCGCTTTTTGCGACAGATATGTTGGAAACGAAGGAATTTCTATTGCAAATCCCTGTGAGTAGTTACTTAATTGCTTTCGCCATTCCTATTTTGATTTTGCTTCAGTACAAAAGTGCGGTGAGATTTGGCATAAAATTTTATCGTAATAAAACATTTATTGCCTTAGCAACACTGCTCTTTGCTTACAACATGCCGCTTGCTGAACCGATTAAAGAAACAGTAAGTTCCACATTAAAAATTGTAGATGAAGTGCAAAAACTCAAACAAATGTCCCAATCTGATAACTGGGGAAAATCAACATTAGAAAATTCACGCTATGATGATTATGTGATTGTTCTTGGTGAAAGTGCACGTAAAGATTATCACCATGCCTATGGGTATCCGATTGAAAACACCCCATTTATGTCTGGTGCTAAAGGCACATTGATTGATGGTTTTCGTTCAGCTGGAACAAATACTGTTGCCTCACTTCGCCTTATGTTAACTCTTCCTAACAAAGAAAAATGGGAACCCAATTACAGCTTGAGTTTAGTCGATCTCATCAAATCCGCAGGCGTGAAAACCTATTGGCTTTCTAATCAAGGTATGCTCGGTGAATTCGATACGCCAGTTTCATCCCTTGCATCAAAATCTGATGAAACTTTTTTCTTGAAAAAAGGCGGAAGCTTTAATTCTACTAACTTTAGTGATTTTGATTTATTACCAAAATTCGCCCAAGTATTAGAAGATCCTGTTCAAGGAAAACGTTTTATTGTGTTGCATATTTATGGCTCACATCCAATGGCTTGCGACCGTGTCGAAGATTATCCAAAAATCTTTGATGATAAAGATCTTAATCCGAGATATGGTTATTTAAATTGCTATGTGTCGTCTATTAAGAAAACTGATGAATTTTTAAAACGTGTATATGATCAGCTTGCAGAAAACGCGAAGAAAAATCACCGCACTTTCTCAATGATTTATTTCTCAGATCACGGTTTATGCCACCAACAAGATGAAAAAAATAATATACTTTTGTTCAATCAAAACTGTTTCAGCCGAGAACATCATAATATTCCGCTATTCAAAATTTCGTCGGATGACACCGAACGCAAAGAATATAAGGTGTTTAAATCTGGGTTGAACTTCTTAGAAGGAATCGCAAATTGGATAGGAATCAAAAATCCTCAATTAACGCAAACAGAAGATTTATTTTCTAACGAATCGGATAAAAATGACTTTGGATTGCAAAAACGAATTGATGAAAAATATCGTAAAGATGACGATCCAGCCATTGATATTCGTCCTAAACACTAG
- the fabZ gene encoding 3-hydroxyacyl-ACP dehydratase FabZ, whose protein sequence is MTLLPHRYPFLLVDRVLDFKEGEWLKAIKNISVNEPCFTGHFPGEPILPGVLILEALAQAMGILAFKTLELKGGELFYFAGIDEARFKRPVLPGDQMELNVQVIKERRGITAFTGVATVNGEIACEAKLMCARR, encoded by the coding sequence ATGACTTTATTACCACATCGCTATCCATTTTTATTAGTGGATCGCGTATTGGATTTTAAAGAAGGCGAATGGTTAAAAGCGATTAAAAATATTAGCGTCAATGAGCCTTGTTTCACAGGTCACTTCCCTGGCGAACCTATTTTACCAGGCGTTTTAATTTTAGAAGCTTTGGCACAGGCAATGGGCATTTTAGCCTTTAAAACTCTCGAATTAAAAGGCGGTGAATTATTCTATTTCGCTGGTATTGATGAAGCGCGCTTTAAACGTCCAGTGTTACCTGGAGATCAAATGGAATTAAACGTTCAAGTGATTAAAGAACGTCGAGGCATCACTGCATTTACTGGCGTAGCAACCGTAAACGGTGAAATTGCTTGTGAAGCAAAACTAATGTGCGCTCGTCGTTAA
- the rnhB gene encoding ribonuclease HII, whose product MFEYPQGYELIAGVDEVGRGPLVGAVVTAAVILDPNNPIEGLADSKKLSEKKRLALAEEIKEKALAWALGRAEANEIDEINILQASLLAMTRAVKSLKIQPHFVLVDGNKIPKDLDIPAQAVVKGDSLVAEISAASILAKVARDQEMEELDKQYPEYAFAQHKGYPTKLHLEKLAELGALPQHRRSFAPVKKVLENC is encoded by the coding sequence ATGTTTGAATATCCACAAGGCTATGAATTGATCGCTGGCGTTGATGAAGTTGGACGAGGCCCTCTAGTTGGGGCCGTTGTAACGGCTGCCGTCATTTTAGATCCGAATAACCCAATTGAAGGTCTCGCTGATTCTAAAAAACTTTCTGAGAAAAAACGTTTAGCCCTTGCTGAAGAAATCAAAGAAAAAGCCCTTGCTTGGGCATTAGGTCGAGCTGAAGCTAACGAAATTGACGAGATTAATATCCTGCAAGCCTCCTTGCTGGCAATGACTCGAGCAGTAAAATCTTTAAAAATTCAACCGCACTTTGTGTTGGTTGATGGCAATAAGATCCCAAAAGACTTAGATATTCCAGCGCAAGCCGTCGTAAAAGGCGATAGCCTTGTGGCGGAAATCAGTGCAGCCTCTATTTTGGCGAAAGTAGCACGAGACCAAGAAATGGAAGAATTAGACAAGCAATATCCAGAATACGCTTTTGCCCAGCATAAAGGCTATCCGACCAAATTACATTTGGAAAAATTAGCTGAACTTGGCGCGTTACCGCAACATCGTCGTAGCTTTGCCCCAGTGAAAAAAGTGCTAGAAAATTGTTAG
- the lpxB gene encoding lipid-A-disaccharide synthase: MNKTNPTIALVAGEVSGDILGAGLIRQLKAHYPNAHFIGIAGPRMLAEGCETLVDMEELSVMGLAEILKHLPRLLKIRKNVIQTMLQEKPDVYIGIDAPDFNLDVELKLKANGIKTIHYVSPSVWAWRQNRIHKIAKATHQVLAFLPFEKAFYDKFNVPCRFIGHTMADAIPLKPNRAEACQVLQINPAQRYLAILVGSRGSEVEFLAEPFLKTALLLKEQFPDLQFLVPLVNEKRRIQFEAIKAKIAPNLDLHLIDGNARQAMIAADATLLASGTAALEAMLCKSPMVVGYRMKALTYFLAKRLVKTDYISLPNLLANEMLVPEMIQEECTPELLAEKLSAYLSDGESAVKNRHVLIQHFTDLHQKIQCNADKQAAQAVIDLLEGTENV, from the coding sequence ATGAACAAAACAAATCCAACCATCGCTCTTGTTGCTGGAGAAGTATCTGGTGATATTCTCGGTGCAGGTTTAATTCGCCAGCTCAAAGCTCATTATCCTAATGCTCACTTTATTGGCATTGCAGGCCCAAGAATGTTGGCTGAAGGCTGTGAGACGCTTGTCGATATGGAAGAGCTTTCAGTCATGGGTTTGGCTGAAATTTTGAAACATCTTCCTCGTCTGTTGAAAATTCGCAAAAATGTCATTCAAACCATGTTGCAAGAAAAACCTGATGTTTACATCGGCATTGATGCGCCTGATTTTAATTTGGATGTAGAACTCAAGCTCAAAGCAAACGGAATTAAAACTATTCATTACGTGAGTCCCTCTGTATGGGCTTGGCGTCAAAATCGCATCCATAAAATCGCCAAAGCGACTCATCAAGTTCTTGCCTTTTTGCCTTTTGAGAAAGCCTTTTACGATAAATTTAACGTACCTTGCCGTTTTATTGGACACACAATGGCAGATGCTATTCCGCTCAAACCAAACCGTGCCGAAGCCTGCCAAGTGCTACAGATTAATCCCGCACAGCGCTATTTAGCAATCTTAGTTGGAAGTCGTGGTTCAGAAGTGGAATTTCTAGCTGAACCTTTCTTAAAAACCGCTTTATTGTTAAAAGAACAATTTCCTGATTTACAATTCCTAGTCCCTTTGGTGAACGAAAAACGACGAATTCAATTTGAAGCTATTAAAGCTAAAATTGCGCCAAATCTAGACCTGCATTTAATTGATGGCAATGCACGACAAGCAATGATCGCTGCTGATGCAACATTGCTTGCTTCAGGGACAGCAGCACTTGAAGCAATGCTTTGTAAATCACCCATGGTGGTAGGCTATCGAATGAAAGCACTGACCTATTTCTTAGCAAAACGTTTAGTGAAAACCGATTATATTTCTTTACCAAACTTGCTTGCGAATGAAATGCTCGTTCCTGAAATGATTCAAGAAGAATGTACGCCAGAATTGCTCGCTGAAAAACTATCTGCTTATCTTTCTGATGGTGAAAGTGCGGTAAAAAATCGCCATGTTTTAATTCAGCACTTCACGGATTTACACCAAAAAATTCAATGCAATGCAGATAAGCAAGCGGCTCAAGCGGTCATTGATTTATTAGAAGGAACAGAAAATGTTTGA
- a CDS encoding carboxymuconolactone decarboxylase family protein, whose product MFADWKEETSHVKKSFGALGKQYPKMLQAYQALGAAAAEGNVLDAKTRELIALAVAVTTRCESCISVHAEEAVKAGASEAEVAAALAMSIALNAGAAYTYSLRALEAYNVQKG is encoded by the coding sequence ATGTTTGCAGATTGGAAAGAAGAAACATCACACGTTAAAAAATCATTTGGTGCGTTAGGTAAACAATATCCAAAAATGTTACAAGCTTACCAAGCATTAGGCGCAGCAGCGGCAGAAGGTAATGTACTTGACGCTAAAACTCGTGAGCTTATTGCATTAGCAGTTGCGGTAACAACTCGTTGCGAAAGCTGCATTAGCGTACACGCAGAAGAAGCGGTAAAAGCTGGCGCAAGCGAAGCTGAAGTGGCTGCAGCATTAGCAATGTCTATCGCATTAAATGCAGGCGCTGCTTATACTTATTCTTTACGTGCATTGGAAGCATATAACGTACAGAAAGGTTAA
- a CDS encoding catalase — protein MSSQCPFSHLSSTNLTMGNGAPVADNQNSLTAGPRGPLLSQDLWLNEKLADFVREVIPERRMHAKGSGAFGTFTVTHDITKYTRAKIFSEVGKKTEMFARFTTVAGERGAADAERDIRGFALKFYTEEGNWDLVGNNTPVFFLRDPRKFPDLNKAVKRDPRTNMRSATNNWDFWTLLPEALHQVTVVMSDRGIPASYRHMHGYGSHTYSFWNEAGERFWVKFHFHTQQGIKNLTDAEAAAVIANDRESHQRDLYEAIERGDFPKWTLYVQIMPEADAEKVPYHPFDLTKVWPKKDYPLIEVGEFELNRNPENFFADVEQSAFAPSNLVPGIGASPDKMLQARLFNYADAQRYRLGVNYRQIPVNRPRCPVHSNQRDGQGRVDGNYGSLPHYEPNSFSQWQQQPDFAEPPLRINGDAAHWDYRNDDNDYFSQPRALFNLMSAEQKQALFNNTAAAMGDAPDFIKYRHIRNCHWCEPAYGEGVAKALGLTVEDALKARETDPALGQGGLL, from the coding sequence ATGAGTTCTCAATGCCCTTTTTCGCATTTATCGTCTACTAACCTAACTATGGGAAATGGAGCCCCTGTGGCGGACAATCAAAACAGTTTAACTGCAGGTCCGCGTGGTCCATTACTTTCACAAGATTTATGGCTTAACGAAAAATTAGCTGATTTCGTACGCGAAGTTATTCCAGAGCGTCGTATGCACGCAAAAGGTTCTGGTGCATTTGGTACCTTTACTGTCACACACGATATTACTAAATATACTCGCGCAAAAATTTTCAGTGAAGTTGGCAAAAAAACAGAAATGTTCGCACGCTTTACCACTGTTGCTGGTGAACGTGGTGCAGCTGATGCTGAACGTGATATTCGTGGTTTCGCATTAAAATTCTATACCGAAGAAGGTAACTGGGACTTAGTGGGTAACAACACCCCGGTATTCTTCTTACGTGATCCACGTAAATTCCCAGACTTAAACAAAGCGGTAAAACGTGATCCTCGCACTAATATGCGTTCAGCAACAAACAACTGGGATTTCTGGACATTATTACCTGAAGCATTACACCAAGTAACTGTTGTAATGAGTGATCGTGGTATTCCTGCAAGCTATCGTCATATGCATGGTTATGGTTCACATACTTACAGTTTCTGGAACGAAGCTGGCGAACGTTTCTGGGTAAAATTCCATTTCCATACTCAACAAGGTATTAAAAACTTAACTGATGCAGAAGCAGCTGCAGTTATCGCAAATGATCGTGAAAGCCATCAACGCGATTTATATGAAGCAATCGAACGTGGTGATTTCCCTAAATGGACATTATATGTGCAAATTATGCCTGAAGCAGATGCGGAAAAAGTACCTTATCATCCATTCGACTTAACCAAAGTATGGCCGAAAAAAGATTATCCATTAATTGAAGTGGGTGAATTTGAACTTAACCGTAATCCAGAAAACTTCTTTGCTGATGTAGAACAATCTGCATTTGCACCAAGCAATTTAGTTCCAGGTATCGGCGCAAGCCCAGATAAAATGTTACAAGCTCGCTTGTTCAACTATGCGGATGCACAACGTTACCGTTTAGGTGTGAACTATCGTCAAATTCCAGTAAACCGCCCACGTTGCCCAGTGCATAGCAACCAACGTGATGGCCAAGGCCGTGTAGATGGCAACTACGGTAGCCTACCGCACTACGAGCCAAACAGCTTTAGCCAATGGCAACAACAACCAGACTTTGCTGAACCACCACTTCGTATCAATGGCGATGCAGCACACTGGGATTATCGCAACGATGATAACGACTACTTCAGCCAACCGCGTGCATTATTTAACTTAATGAGTGCAGAGCAAAAACAAGCGTTATTCAACAACACTGCAGCTGCAATGGGCGATGCACCTGATTTCATCAAATATCGCCACATTCGTAACTGTCACTGGTGTGAGCCAGCATATGGTGAAGGCGTTGCAAAAGCATTGGGCTTAACAGTTGAAGATGCATTAAAAGCACGTGAAACTGACCCAGCATTAGGTCAAGGTGGATTGTTATAA